A region of Paenibacillus thermoaerophilus DNA encodes the following proteins:
- a CDS encoding helix-turn-helix transcriptional regulator: MNRVLFLPLTEWDMSLPVYVTGAGGWLNQEPIDRPAGYADYQWIQCVSGEGKLRTRGITYAVKPGQGMLLYPDEPHAYEAVREPWGVRWVTFRGALAGPLLAKLRFRHSGVWNVSHPEAVLERISQIAGLLDSKNPMRGAACSSLAYQLLLDLYGTTTTERSDVRSRQDRLEQLTPLLQYMEDRCAEDLTLEDLSRRLGVTPQYVCRLFRQALDMRPFEYLAKCRIQKAKELLLAQPERKVEEIAVQAGYRNASYFIKQFKRQEGVTPVEFRRMHR, from the coding sequence GTGAACCGCGTCCTGTTTTTGCCGTTGACGGAGTGGGATATGTCTCTGCCCGTCTATGTGACGGGAGCCGGAGGATGGCTGAATCAGGAGCCGATCGACCGGCCGGCGGGTTATGCCGATTACCAGTGGATCCAGTGTGTCTCCGGAGAAGGAAAGCTGCGGACGCGAGGCATAACCTACGCCGTGAAGCCCGGCCAAGGCATGCTGCTTTATCCGGACGAGCCCCATGCGTACGAGGCGGTCCGGGAGCCGTGGGGCGTCCGTTGGGTCACGTTTCGCGGCGCGTTGGCCGGCCCGCTGCTGGCGAAGCTGCGGTTCCGGCATTCCGGCGTATGGAACGTCTCCCATCCCGAGGCGGTCCTGGAGCGCATCTCGCAAATCGCCGGTCTGCTCGATTCGAAAAACCCGATGCGCGGCGCCGCCTGCTCCTCGCTCGCCTACCAGCTTCTCCTCGATCTGTACGGCACGACGACGACGGAGCGGTCGGACGTCCGGTCCAGACAGGATCGCCTGGAGCAGTTGACCCCTCTGCTTCAATACATGGAAGACCGGTGCGCGGAGGATTTGACGCTGGAGGATTTATCGAGGCGTCTGGGAGTCACGCCGCAGTACGTGTGCCGCCTGTTCCGGCAAGCGCTGGACATGCGCCCGTTCGAGTATTTGGCCAAATGCCGCATCCAGAAGGCGAAAGAGTTGCTGCTGGCGCAGCCGGAGCGGAAGGTGGAGGAGATCGCCGTTCAAGCCGGATACCGGAACGCCAGTTACTTCATTAAACAATTCAAACGGCAGGAGGGCGTCACGCCCGTCGAGTTCCGGCGCATGCACCGGTAA
- a CDS encoding cob(I)yrinic acid a,c-diamide adenosyltransferase: MKIYTRTGDDGQTGIIGGRVDKDDDRVEAYGTVDELNAFVGQAISLLTPEEASEGGAYADMARDLLQIQQELFDCGSDLALAKPDLRPLKVKGEHVDRLEAWIDRYDAETPDITRFILPGGSPLASALHVCRTVCRRAERRVVTLARTQPINDEVRRYLNRLSDLFFTMARTANHRAGVGDVEYERSAKVFRNRP, from the coding sequence ATGAAAATTTATACGAGGACGGGCGACGACGGCCAGACTGGCATAATCGGCGGCAGGGTGGACAAGGACGACGACCGCGTCGAAGCGTACGGCACGGTGGACGAGTTGAACGCCTTCGTCGGCCAGGCGATCAGCCTGCTGACGCCGGAGGAGGCGTCCGAGGGCGGCGCGTATGCCGACATGGCCAGGGACTTGCTGCAGATTCAGCAGGAGCTGTTCGACTGCGGCTCCGATCTGGCGCTCGCCAAGCCGGATTTGCGGCCGCTGAAGGTGAAGGGCGAGCACGTGGACCGGCTCGAGGCGTGGATTGACCGCTACGATGCGGAGACGCCGGACATCACGAGATTTATCCTCCCCGGCGGTTCGCCGCTGGCCTCCGCGCTGCACGTCTGCCGCACCGTCTGCCGGCGCGCCGAGCGCCGGGTGGTGACGCTGGCGCGCACACAGCCGATCAACGACGAGGTGCGCCGGTATTTGAACCGGCTGTCGGATTTGTTTTTCACGATGGCCCGTACGGCGAACCATCGCGCCGGCGTCGGCGACGTCGAGTACGAGCGGAGCGCCAAAGTGTTCCGGAACCGTCCATAA
- a CDS encoding beta-galactosidase, giving the protein MATTNWRLNKLPHLYYGGDYNPEQWPEEVWREDVRLMKKAGVNFVSVGIFSWALLQPKADTYDFAWLDRLMDLMAENGIYVDLATATASPPAWMAVEYPDTLPVNEQGQRLQHGSRQQYSPCSATYRRFCAELVRRLAERYKDHPALLMWHVNNEYGCHVPVCYSEETKAAFQAWLKNRYGTLDELNSRWGTNFWSQRYYDWSQIGLPVRTPTYPNPGQQLDYARFMSDALLECYLNERDILKEITPDVPVMTNFMTSFKPLDYFKWAEHLDVVAWDSYPEVEKGIPYEAAFNHDLMRSLKGGQPFLLMEQATSHVNWRAHNPVKRPGQMRLWSYQAVGRGADGIMFFQWRASRAGAEKFHSALVPHGGEETRVFREVTQLGNELKRLDDLIGSRTPAETAILFDWSNWWALELDSKPSRDVKYIQQALNVYRPLFDANIPVDIACPGADLSKYKLVIAPALYMIAPGVADNLERYVAGGGTLVTTFFSGIVDENDRIHLGLYPAPLRKLLGLSIEEFDPMVPGQTNRIVTTDAAGFRGEFECSVWADVIRLEGAQALAVFRDDFFAGQAAVTRHAFGAGHAYYVGTQPEAAFTARLLARIAEEAGVKPVLETPGGVEASERVGADGSRYLFLLNHNRAESVWVKLPDGRHGDLLTGGVREGQLELAPYGVAILRLGAQSCGVE; this is encoded by the coding sequence ATGGCGACCACGAACTGGCGGCTGAACAAGCTGCCCCATCTGTATTACGGCGGCGACTACAACCCGGAGCAATGGCCGGAGGAGGTCTGGCGGGAAGACGTGCGGCTGATGAAGAAGGCGGGCGTCAACTTCGTGAGCGTCGGCATTTTCAGTTGGGCGCTGCTGCAGCCGAAGGCCGACACCTACGATTTTGCCTGGTTGGACCGTCTGATGGACCTGATGGCGGAGAACGGCATTTATGTCGATTTGGCGACGGCGACCGCTTCGCCGCCGGCGTGGATGGCGGTCGAGTATCCGGATACGCTGCCGGTCAACGAGCAGGGCCAGCGCTTGCAGCACGGTTCTCGCCAGCAGTACAGCCCTTGCAGTGCGACGTACCGCCGCTTTTGCGCCGAACTAGTGCGCCGGTTGGCCGAGCGCTATAAGGACCATCCCGCGCTGCTGATGTGGCACGTGAACAACGAATACGGCTGCCATGTCCCGGTCTGCTACAGCGAGGAGACGAAGGCGGCTTTCCAGGCCTGGCTGAAAAACCGATACGGCACGCTCGACGAGCTGAACAGCCGTTGGGGGACGAATTTCTGGAGCCAACGATATTACGACTGGAGTCAGATCGGCCTGCCGGTCCGCACGCCGACCTACCCGAATCCGGGCCAGCAACTGGACTATGCGCGGTTTATGTCGGACGCCCTGCTGGAATGCTACCTCAACGAGCGCGACATTTTAAAGGAAATAACGCCGGACGTGCCGGTGATGACCAACTTTATGACCTCCTTCAAGCCGCTTGATTACTTCAAATGGGCGGAGCATCTCGACGTCGTCGCGTGGGACAGCTATCCGGAGGTGGAGAAGGGCATTCCGTACGAAGCGGCCTTCAACCACGACCTGATGCGCTCGCTGAAGGGCGGACAGCCGTTCCTGCTGATGGAGCAGGCGACGAGTCATGTCAACTGGCGCGCGCATAACCCGGTCAAGCGTCCGGGCCAGATGCGTCTGTGGAGCTATCAGGCGGTCGGCCGAGGCGCGGACGGCATCATGTTTTTCCAATGGCGGGCGTCCCGGGCCGGGGCCGAGAAGTTCCACAGCGCGCTGGTGCCGCACGGCGGCGAGGAGACGCGCGTCTTCCGCGAGGTGACGCAGTTGGGGAACGAATTGAAGCGGCTCGACGACCTGATCGGTTCCCGTACGCCGGCCGAGACGGCGATTCTGTTCGACTGGTCGAACTGGTGGGCTCTGGAACTGGACTCGAAACCGAGCCGCGATGTAAAATACATTCAGCAAGCGCTGAACGTGTACCGACCGCTGTTCGACGCCAACATCCCGGTCGACATCGCGTGCCCGGGAGCCGATCTGAGCAAGTACAAGCTCGTGATTGCACCCGCGCTGTACATGATTGCGCCGGGCGTCGCCGACAATCTGGAGCGTTACGTGGCCGGCGGCGGCACGCTCGTGACGACGTTCTTCAGCGGCATCGTCGACGAGAACGACCGGATTCACCTCGGCCTGTATCCGGCGCCGCTGCGCAAGCTGCTGGGCTTGTCCATCGAAGAATTCGATCCGATGGTGCCCGGCCAGACGAACCGCATCGTCACGACGGATGCGGCCGGATTCCGCGGCGAGTTCGAATGCTCCGTCTGGGCCGACGTGATTCGCCTGGAGGGGGCGCAAGCGCTCGCCGTGTTCCGCGACGATTTCTTCGCGGGGCAAGCGGCCGTGACGCGCCACGCGTTCGGAGCGGGACACGCCTACTATGTCGGCACGCAGCCGGAGGCGGCGTTTACGGCCAGGCTGCTCGCGCGGATCGCGGAGGAAGCCGGCGTGAAGCCGGTGCTGGAGACGCCCGGCGGCGTCGAAGCGTCGGAGCGCGTCGGCGCGGACGGAAGCCGCTATCTGTTCCTGCTGAACCATAACCGCGCGGAGTCCGTATGGGTGAAGCTGCCGGACGGCCGCCACGGGGATCTGCTGACGGGCGGCGTCCGCGAGGGACAGTTGGAGCTGGCGCCTTACGGGGTCGCCATCCTGCGGCTCGGAGCCCAGTCATGCGGAGTTGAATGA
- a CDS encoding DUF1934 domain-containing protein, with protein sequence MDKGTVRLRLTSRIDGQTIEQTMQAGWNRVGCDIYLRYEEPDEAMGRTRTLVKWSPAGGEAGHGGTLRIVRHGDFESEQTFRIGERLPGRYKTPYGHMTLEADTTRLEADLRDGWGRLSWSYTLYVDEERTGEYDLTIRVEPVT encoded by the coding sequence ATGGACAAAGGAACCGTCCGATTGCGGCTGACCAGCCGGATCGACGGACAGACGATCGAACAGACGATGCAAGCCGGCTGGAACCGGGTCGGCTGCGATATTTACCTGCGGTACGAGGAGCCCGATGAAGCCATGGGACGCACGCGCACGCTGGTCAAGTGGAGTCCGGCCGGCGGGGAGGCGGGGCATGGCGGCACGCTGCGGATCGTGCGGCACGGAGACTTCGAATCGGAGCAAACTTTCCGGATCGGAGAGCGCCTGCCGGGGCGTTACAAGACACCGTACGGCCACATGACGCTGGAGGCCGACACGACCCGGCTGGAGGCGGATCTGCGGGATGGATGGGGCCGATTGTCGTGGAGCTATACCTTGTATGTCGACGAAGAGCGAACCGGCGAGTACGACCTGACGATTCGGGTCGAGCCGGTAACGTAA